In Oncorhynchus nerka isolate Pitt River linkage group LG21, Oner_Uvic_2.0, whole genome shotgun sequence, the following are encoded in one genomic region:
- the LOC115103684 gene encoding LOW QUALITY PROTEIN: NACHT, LRR and PYD domains-containing protein 12-like (The sequence of the model RefSeq protein was modified relative to this genomic sequence to represent the inferred CDS: inserted 1 base in 1 codon), whose translation MFHPGRENHQTGPRDVSDSNVVKLSNKLKAILKKKYQSPPGGETEHPFYIHCDLHYPPGESGEVNQHEYIQIKPTFRERHQWTCSPLGLYFDSELDDERVRIALTKGVSGIGKTSQVRMIILNWAEGKGNQQCTLIFPLPFRELNLLKERLSLIELLYKFFPELKEPGIYNLENFRVGFILDGLDEFRRPLDFKNSPIVTDVTEPSSVPALLTNLINGNLLPSAAHIWITSRPEAVHRIPLQYINEVTEIEGFTDSQKEEFFRRATIHTDQANAIIHHLKYSKSLYVLCQIPIICSISASVLIRQTWLSDKEYDPGALTPMYTDLLALLQTQNQNTQKMAIKLGELAFKQLVKGNTVFYREDLQECEINCDEGSEFAKVSIPIFREDIGLHQKKIYYFGHTTIQEFFAAMWFNRSCNSPDENLRNAVDMALQSKNGKLDLFLRFLLSFSLSFIQSIAEAGYNSSETLTETVEYIKKKVMENPASPRTLNLLNCLTELGDSSLETDGVSFLNTGIPPDAKYPRAHWSDLAAVLLASESGPIDMLGLEVKKRGDEEXLRMLPVIKASQTATLSYHKLTEKSCECLASALTSKVSNLKTLNLSFNTLMDSGVQLLAAGLAKPHCRLERLKLSGCRVKQNGFAALAKALKSNPSHLQELDLSGNEPGESGVFHLVDGLKVVNCKLQILKLSNCKLGLELSHALAVLLIDNPRHLRVLDVSMNNLGDQGVKMLMDILKSTQIYKLELYCCQLTEKCCENMFRCLANIPSLRELNLSNNNLKDEGVKMLCKAFRLPACQLEKLILASCGITLVRGFHFNSILKELDISRNHLGDLDDWADVLFCLSSLETLRVSDCKLTEKCCGELVEALSSNLTDLKELDLSGNDLGDRGVKTLYMGLTSRCCTLERLFLRCCGITVKGCSSLAAALKSSHSSITELGLMGNDTGEEGLRILSDIRDNQRYKLQTLEIND comes from the exons ATGTTTCACCCTGGGAGAGAGAACCATCAGACTGGACCAAG GGATGTCTCTGACTCCAATGTGGTAAAACTCAGCAATAAGCTCAAAGCCATCCTGAAGAAAAAGTACCAAAGTCCGCCAGGGGGGGAAACTGAGCATCCATTTTATATTCATTGTGATCTCCACTATCCACCTGGTGAAAGTGGAGAGGTGAACCAACATGAGTACATTCAAATTAAGCCAACTTTCAGGGAGAGACACCAATGGACATGCTCACCCTTAGGCTTATACTTTGATTCTGAACTAGACGACGAGCGAGTCAGAATAGCGCTGACAAAGGGTGTCTCTGGTATTGGCAAAACTAGCCAGGTGCGGATGATTATTCTTAACTGGGCAGAGGGAAAAGGAAACCAGCAATGTACTCTCATATTTCCCCTTCCTTTCCGGGAGCTGAATTTGCTGAAGGAGAGACTGAGTCTTATTGAACTTCTTTACAAGTTTTTCCCAGAATTGAAAGAACCTGGAATTTACAACTTGGAGAACTTCAGAGTTGGGTTCATTCTTGACGGGCTGGATGAATTCCGACGTCCTCTCGACTTCAAGAACAGCCCGATAGTGACGGATGTCACAGAGCCCTCCTCCGTGCCAGCACTGCTGACAAACCTCATTAACGGTAACCTTCTTCCCTCCGCCGCTCACATATGGATTACCTCTAGACCTGAAGCAGTCCATCGCATCCCTCTTCAGTACATCAACGAAGTGACAGAAATCGAAGGCTTCACAGACTCTCAGAAAGAGGAGTTCTTCAGGAGAGCAACCATTCACACGGACCAGGCCAATGCAATTATCCACCACTTGAAGTACTCAAAAAGCCTCTATGTTTTGTGCCAGATACCTATTATCTGTTCGATTTCTGCATCAGTCCTCATTAGACAGACATGGCTATCCGATAAAGAATATGACCCCGGAGCTCTGACTCCAATGTACACTGACCTACTCGCCCTGTTGCAAACACAGAATCAGAATACACAGAAGATGGCTATTAAATTGGGGGAACTAGCCTTTAAGCAGTTGGTGAAAGGCAACACGGTTTTCTACAGGGAAGACCTACAAGAGTGCGAAATTAACTGTGATGAGGGGTCAGAGTTTGCAAAAGTAAGCATACCCATCTTCAGGGAGGATATTGGGCTGCACCAAAAGAAGATCTACTACTTTGGGCATACCACCATTCAGGAGTTCTTTGCTGCAATGTGGTTTAATCGATCCTGCAACAGCCCAGATGAAAACCTGAGGAATGCAGTGGACATGGCCTTGCAGAGCAAAAACGGAAAGCTGGACCTCTTCCTCCGGTTCCTCCTCAGCTTCTCGCTGAGCTTCATCCAGTCAATCGCAGAGGCCGGCTACAACTCGTCGGAGACACTGACGGAAACGGTAGAGTATATCAAGAAGAAGGTCATGGAGAATCCCGCTTCACCGAGGACCCTCAACCTGCTGAACTGCCTGACGGAACTGGGTGACAGCTCTTTAGAAACTGATGGTGTGAGCTTTCTCAATACGGGAATCCCCCCAGATGCCAAATACCCACGTGCACATTGGTCTGACCTGGCCGCTGTGTTATTGGCATCGGAGTCTGGGCCAATAGACATGCTTGGGTTGGaagtaaagaagagaggagacgaGG CTTTGAGGATGCTGCCAGTGATCAAAGCTTCCCAGACAGCCAC GCTGTCATATCACAAACTAACAGAGAAATCCTGTGAATGTCTGGCCTCGGCGCTCACCTCAAAGGTGTCCAATCTGAAAACTCTGAACCTGAGTTTCAACACGCTGATGGACTCGGGAGTGCAGCTGTTGGCGGCCGGCTTGGCCAAGCCACACTGCCGACTGGAGAGACTGAAACTGTCCGGCTGCAGGGTGAAACAGAATGGCTTTGCAGCTCTGGCCAAAGCTCTCAAATCCAACCCCTCGCACCTGCAAGAGCTGGATCTGAGCGGAAACGAACCGGGAGAATCGGGGGTGTTTCATCTCGTTGACGGACTGAAGGTTGTCAATTGCAAACTGCAGATCCTGAA GCTCTCAAACTGCAAGCTGGGCCTGGAGCTGAGTCACGCTCTGGCGGTGTTGCTGATAGACAACCCCAGACACCTGCGAGTGCTGGACGTCAGCATGAACAACCTGGGAGACCAGGGGGTGAAGATGCTCATGGACATACTGAAGTCAACCCAGATATACAAATTGGA GTTGTACTGTTGTCAGCTCACTGAGAAATGCTGTGAGAACATGTTTAGGTGTCTGGCCAACATCCCCAGTCTGAGGGAGCTCAACCTGAGCAACAATAACCTGAAGGACGAGGGGGTCAAGATGCTCTGCAAAGCCTTCAGGCTGCCCGCCTGTCAACTGGAGAAACTCAT TTTGGCAAGCTGTGGCATCACCCTAGTCAGAGGGTTTCATTTCAACTCTATCCTCAAAGAGCTGGACATCAGCAGGAACCATCTGGGCGACTTGGATGACTGGGCCGATGTCTTGTTCTGCTTGTCTTCACTTGAGACCCTCAG GGTGAGTGACTGTAAACTAACAGAGAAATGCTGTGGGGAGCTGGTTGAAGCTCTCAGCTCCAACCTCACCGACCTGAAAGAGCTGGATCTCTCTGGAAACGACCTGGGAGACCGCGGTGTGAAGACTCTCTACATGGGACTGACGTCCAGGTGTTGTACACTGGAGAGACTGTT tctgagATGCTGTGGGATCACAGTAAAGGGCTGCTCCTCCCTAGCCGCAGCCCTGAAGTCCAGCCACTCCAGCATCACAGAACTGGGCCTGATGGGAAACGACACGGGAGAAGAAGGACTGAGAATTCTCTCTGACATCAGGGACAATCAACGCTACAAACTACAGACTCTAGA AATCAACGATTGA